Proteins encoded in a region of the Augochlora pura isolate Apur16 chromosome 4, APUR_v2.2.1, whole genome shotgun sequence genome:
- the L(1)g0196 gene encoding inositol hexakisphosphate and diphosphoinositol-pentakisphosphate kinase isoform X6, translating into MNKSTKLSIKLLLLYINLKLQINSLIVNSFTSQLSCFSFLNELCPDMSYTELEHGYQGLRNASRPIFYVGDLNTVQPNLVGSVASSVYRSSKRAELSDGCSNDDGCMGGSDLEGEGKQVLVGVCAMAKKSQSKPMKEILTRLEEFEYIKIVVFPEEVILKEFVEDWPIVDCLISFHSKGFPLDKAINYANLRSPFIINNLPMQYDIQDRRRVYAILSNEGIEIPRYAVLDRDSSDPKHHELVESEDHVEVNGVTFNKPFVEKPVSAEDHNIYIYYPTSAGGGSQRLFRKIGSRSSVYSPESRVRKTGSYIYEDFMPTDGTDVKVYTVGPDYAHAEARKSPALDGKVERDSEGKEIRYPVILSNAEKLISRKVCLAFKQTVCGFDLLRANGQSFVCDVNGFSFVKNSNKYYDDCAKILGNMILRELAPTLHIPWSVPFQLDDPPIVPTTFGKMMELRCVVAVIRHGDRTPKQKMKVEVRHPKFFEIFAKYDGYKHGHIKLKRPKQLQEILDTARSLLAEIQHRAAGPELEEKQGKLEQLKSVLEMYGHFSGINRKVQMKYQPRGRPRGSSSDDGTKNRLGEPSLVLILKWGGELTPAGRIQAEELGRIFRCMYPGGQGDYAGAQGLGLLRLHSTFRHDLKIYASDEGRVQMTAAAFAKGLLALEGELTPILVQMVKSANTNGLLDNDCDSSKYQNMVKTKLHELLQQDRDFTREDREQINPGNALSINAALDFVKNPVRCCQHVHILIQKLMDIVRIKKDDLKTKDAILYHGETWELMGRRWGKIEKDFCTKNKRFDISKIPDIYDCIKYDLQHNNHTLQFEHAEELYIYSKYLADIVIPQEYGLTVQEKLTIGQGICTPLLKKIRADLQRNIEESGEETVNRLNPRYSHGVSSPGRHVRTRLYFTSESHVHSLLTVLRYGGLLDVVTDEQWSRAMEYVSMVSELNYMSQIVVMLYEDPTKDPSSEERFHVELHFSPGVNCCVQKNLPPGPGFRPHSRNESSHNIGESGGGSTQDTISQCSARIEEEDVELTISDDDFMNPPVQPNTPPLMMETDTADSIMDSPTTSRAVDMMDLDPNMMDEPFDSGFLQSSAPIPISARTVAGHEAARLGSQLAASQRQRRDTERGGIVEPRARSYDHQRQDKPEKAADKLQYQSLDAVNKEENKHGIKCRVEMSSQALLYVPPMGKFALPHSYSSPELPVPPIETSTSTPLVTLHNTPLVSPNSRAPDITNIVVPVPTIRLPTCLDNNPEEADSRLRFQSKKHGRSHIDTILPCMACELTSSIRSGSCNSSLTKSSRLLSHRERITGTARAQVQLGKRSRSLSPYLPRCLCYNCNVSELILRSKDLPPMERSNFDTYFARSLSHKFFNCSCYSSNLYQGESNCSSCSISSNDSYTKLGWCTEPQQGQSNPTSFNCSMLVAGELSTRKHPLFKRRQKWRFDKEAVRRTCGGGSAFENVRRSIGTMSCPNLNNFLLDDSVCSMENFSANCSLVRKCWSCTNVTLQWGSSLVDVPDRVSTLCHSSSVHGSDIHGDHDTPPRDSNHRSKCPRVPFSRLQPQRSFSSPDTRPSIIQPDPTCTARRHRHSISGQMSYFKLLGYNINKKLTGSANSLFSTAVISGSSSAPNLKDMVPPHASAVAAIEGFGGVPPIRPLETLHNALSLRQLDSFLEMMTTAPLFRTPASSPPKYPSPGGSTHESVNPSLSVGGINCEYHSSDLEAVRYHKRKLNKPPLYITAAPIQYKSSNDGEPCDIRNQLSPTSPNSTGWSSEPQSFVSSEPSSPAPTSTGECSMSISLISNEGAQSLNTGPKYPTTPCLDVDFNDFCMNIDQEHRESRGSVSYTDYYSNEDGQIRKCAFGTSFGSNLQRMIRTDDLPIDNMDDDEERTITLKQTEEQKKQDVKRIFEQQEKSRSKPSTSCKKIGRFLVESMDIVDEDVRIKEPDVFDKAKPSTSQKTEFSNTDRAQRSRDTGAEKTSSSNSYKRKNFSRSQSVSTPEVIVPSTEANRSYKCMSKLSSLSNMADKNLEEWKQILLDAKPPSGPLTSEEESILTVTSSLTNSSSVTIGFNVHEENRE; encoded by the exons gCCGAACTGTCGGACGGGTGTAGTAATGATGACGGGTGTATGGGTGGCAGTGATTTGGAAGGAGAAGGAAAGCAAGTGTTGGTTGGAGTCTGTGCAATGGCAAAGAAGTCGCAGAGTAAACcgatgaaagaaatattgacAAGACTAGAAGAATttgaatacataaaaatagtGGTATTCCCTGAAGAAGTGATTTTGAAG GAATTTGTAGAAGATTGGCCAATCGTTGACTGTTTAATAAGTTTCCATAGTAAAGGCTTTCCACTTGACAAAGCTATAAATTATGCTAATCTTCGAAGTCCTTTCATTATCAATAATCTACCGATGCAATATGATATTCAG GATCGCAGGAGAGTTTATGCTATTCTAAGTAACGAAGGCATCGAGATTCCGAGATATGCTGTTCTAGATAGAGATTCATCTGATCCGAAAC atcATGAACTGGTGGAGTCTGAGGATCATGTGGAGGTCAATGGTGTCACATTTAACAAACCATTCGTGGAAAAACCAGTGTCAGCCGAAGatcataatatttacatttattatccTACATCTGCAGGTGGAGGCAGTCAGAGATTATTCAGAAAG ATTGGAAGTCGTAGTAGCGTGTACTCGCCAGAATCCCGAGTACGTAAAACTGGTTCTTACATttatgaagattttatgcCCACTGATGGGACGGACGTTAAAGTTTACACGGTGGGGCCGGACTATGCACACGCCGAGGCCCGGAAAAGTCCTGCGTTAGACGGCAAAGTAGAAAGAGACTcggaaggaaaagaaattcgGTATCCTGTTATATTAAGTAACGCTGAGAAACTGATAAGTAGGAAAGTATGTTTAGCTTTCAAGCAAACGGTTTGCGGCTTTGATTTGCTTAG AGCCAACGGCCAATCGTTCGTCTGCGATGTGAATGGTTTCAGTTTTGtcaaaaattcaaacaaatattACGACGATTGTGCAAAGATTTTGGGAAATATGATTCTCAGAGAATTAGCACCTACCTTGCATATTCCGTGGAGTGTTCCGTTTCAGTTGGATGATCCACCAATCGTACCCACGACATTTGGAAAGAT GATGGAATTACGTTGCGTTGTCGCTGTCATAAGACACGGGGATAGAACTCCAAAACAAAAAATGAAGGTGGAAGTTCGTCATCCAAA ATTCTTTgagatatttgcaaaatatgaCGGGTACAAGCATGGTCACATCAAATTGAAACGACCTAAACAGTTGCAAGAGATATTAGACACTGCCAGGAGTCTACTGGCCGAAATACAGCACAGGGCCGCAGGACCAGAATTGGAAGAAAAGCAAGGAAAACTGGAACAATTGAAAAGCGTGTTGGAAAT GTATGGTCACTTCTCAGGAATTAACCGTAAAGTACAAATGAAGTATCAACCAAGGGGACGACCGAGAGGAAGTTCCTCGGATGATGGTACAAAAA ATCGGCTAGGGGAACCGTCGCTTGTACTTATTTTGAAATGGGGCGGTGAATTAACACCCGCTGGTCGGATTCAAGCGGAGGAATTAGGAAGAATATTTCGCTGCATGTATCCCGGTGGTCAAG GTGATTATGCTGGTGCTCAAGGTTTGGGTCTGCTACGACTTCATTCAACGTTCCGTCACGATCTGAAGATCTATGCAAGCGACGAGGGAAGGGTTCAGATGACTGCAGCAGCCTTCGCGAAAGGTTTACTCGCTCTGGAGGGCGAATTGACACCCATTTTGGTCCAAATGGTCAAAAGCGCAAATACTAATGGTCTCCTGGATAATGATTGCGACAGTAGTAAATACCAGAACAT GGTGAAGACGAAACTTCACGAACTGTTGCAACAGGACAGAGACTTTACTCGTGAGGACAGGGAGCAAATAAATCCTGGAAACGCGTTGAGTATCAATGCAGCCTTGGATTTCGTTAAGAATCCTGTTCGATGCTGTCAACATGTACATATTTTGATTCAGAAGCTGATGGACATTGTAAGAATTAAGAAAGATGATTTGAAAACGAAAg ATGCGATTCTTTATCACGGTGAGACCTGGGAGTTAATGGGTCGTCGATGGGGAAAGATCGAAAAGGATTTTTGTACCAAGAACAAGAGATTCGATATATCAAAAATACCTGATATTTACGATTGCATCAAGTATGATTTGCAACATAATAACCATACGTTGCAATTCGAGCACGCAGAAGAACTGTATATCTACTCGAAATATCTGGCGGACATTGTTATACCACAG GAGTATGGATTAACTGTGCAAGAAAAGCTAACTATAGGTCAAGGTATTTGTACGCCGCTTTTAAAGAAGATCAGAGCCGATTTACAAAGAAACATTGAAGAGTCTGGAGAAGAAACGGTGAATCGACTTAATCCAAG ataTTCTCATGGTGTTTCGAGTCCAGGCCGACACGTGCGCACCAGATTATATTTCACAAGCGAGAGTCATGTGCACTCTTTACTAACAGTATTACGTTACGGCGGTTTGCTCGAT GTGGTAACAGACGAACAATGGAGTCGAGCCATGGAATATGTTAGCATGGTATCTGAATTGAATTACATGTCGCAAATCGTAGTCATGTTATACGAAGATCCAACCAAGGATCCCAGCAGCGAAGAACGTTTCCATGTTGAGTTGCATTTTAGTCCTGGCGTAAATTGTTGCGTACAGAAAAATTTACCGCCAGGGCCAGGGTTCAGGCCTCATTCAAGAAACGAGAGTAGTCACAATATA GGCGAAAGTGGGGGCGGATCTACGCAAGATACCATTTCCCAATGCAGTGCACggatagaagaagaagatgttGAATTGACAATTTCAGATGACGATTTCATGAATCCACCAGTTCAACCT aatACTCCCCCACTAATGATGGAAACCGACACTGCTGATTCGATTATGGATAGTCCAACAACCAGCAGAGCTGTCGACATGATGGACCTGGATCCTAACATGATGGACGAACCATTTGACAGTGGTTTTTTGCAGAGCTCCGCGCCTATTCCAATAAG tGCTAGAACTGTGGCAGGTCACGAAGCAGCTAGACTTGGTAGCCAGTTGGCTGCCAGTCAACGTCAACGACGTGACACAGAGAGGGGTGGGATCGTGGAGCCACGTGCACGTAGTTACGATCATCAGAGACAAGATAAACCTGAAAAAG CTGCGGACAAGCTGCAGTATCAGAGCTTGGACGCGGTCAACAAGGAAG AGAACAAGCATGGGATAAAGTGCCGCGTAGAGATGTCTAGCCAGGCTTTGCTCTATGTACCGCCTATGGGAAAGTTCGCTTTGCCGCACTCCTACAGCTCACCGGAGTTACCTGTTCCTCCAATCGAAACCTCCACTTCGACACCTTTGGTGACTTTACACAATACCCCTCTAGTTTCACCGAACAGCAGAGCCCCGGATATCACGAATATCGTGGTCCCGGTCCCCACGATTCGTCTCCCGACATGTCTCGATAACAATCCCGAAGAGGCTGATTCTCGTCTACGTTTTCAAAGTAAGAAACACGGTCGTTCCCACATAGATACAATTCTCCCATGTATGGCTTGCGAGTTGACCAGTTCTATAAGGTCTGGCTCGTGTAACAGTTCGTTGACAAAGTCTTCTCGTTTGTTGTCCCATCGTGAAAGGATCACAGGGACAGCGAGAGCTCAGGTCCAGCTCGGCAAACGGTCTCGTTCGTTGTCTCCCTATTTACCCAGGTGTCTCTGCTACAATTGTAACGTGTCAGAGCTGATCTTGAGAAGTAAGGACCTGCCACCCATGGAACGTTCGAATTTTGATACATACTTTGCTCGTTCATTGTCTCACAAGTTCTTTAACTGCTCTTGCTATTCGAGCAACCTGTATCAGGGCGAATCAAATTGCTCCTCTTGTAGCATCTCCTCCAACGACAGCTATACGAAACTAGGCTGGTGCACCGAGCCGCAACAAGGACAATCCAATCCAACATCTTTTAATTGTTCCATGTTAGTGGCCGGTGAACTTTCCACGCGTAAACATCCCTTGTTCAAGAGAAGACAGAAGTGGAGGTTCGACAAGGAAGCTGTTAGGAGAACGTGCGGTGGTGGCTCTGCTTTTGAGAACGTTCGTCGATCAATTGGAACTATGTCGTGTcccaatttaaataactttctgCTCGATGATTCGGTTTGCTCGATGGAGAATTTCTCAGCCAATTGTTCCTTGGTACGCAAATGTTGGTCTTGTACAAATGTGACTCTCCAATGGGGCAGTAGCCTAGTAGATGTACCTGACCGTGTTAGTACGCTTTGCCATTCGTCCTCTGTGCACGGTAGCGATATTCATGGTGATCATGATACCCCTCCGCGCGATTCTAACCATCGTTCCAAGTGTCCACGTGTACCGTTTTCCCGACTCCAGCCTCAAAGATCCTTCTCGTCTCCAGACACACGACCTTCGATCATTCAACCTGACCCTACCTGCACAGCAAGGCGCCACCGTCACAGTATCTCCGGACAGATGAGTTATTTCAAGCTGTTGGGCTACAACATCAACAAGAAGCTAACAGGATCGGCCAACAGTCTCTTCAGCACCGCGGTTATCAGTGGATCCTCGAGTGCTCCAAATTTGAAGGACATGGTGCCACCCCATGCATCCGCTGTTGCCG CGATAGAAGGTTTCGGTGGTGTGCCACCTATAAGACCATTGGAGACGCTTCACAATGCGTTGTCTCTTCGTCAGTTGGACTCCTTTTTAGAAATGATGACCACAGCTCCTCTATTTCGCACGCCTGCCTCGTCACCGCCGAAATATCCATCACCCGGTGGATCCACTCACGAGTCCGTTAATCCCAGTCTCAGTGTCGGAGGAATCAATTGCGAGTACCACTCTTCCGACTTGGAAGCTGTCAGGTATcataagagaaaattaaataagccACCTTT ATACATTACCGCAGCTCCTATACAATACAAGTCTTCGAATGATGGAGAACCATGCGACATAAGGAACCAACTGTCGCCAACCAGTCCAAACA GTACTGGTTGGAGTAGCGAACCACAGTCGTTCGTATCATCGGAACCGTCATCTCCAGCTCCAACTTCCACGGGAGAATGCAGCATGTCTATAAGTTTAATCAGCAACGAAGG AGCGCAATCGCTTAACACAGGCCCTAAATATCCAACGACTCCTTGTCTGGACGTAGATTTCAACGACTTTTGCATGAACATTGATCAAGAGCATAGGGAGAGTCGCGGCAGCGTATCGTACACAGACTATTATAGCAACGAGGATGGACAGATACGAAAGTGCGCTTTTGGAACCAGCTTTGGTAGCAATCTACAGAGAATGATACGAACCGATGATCTCCCTATCGACAATATGGACGATGACGAGGAGCGTACGATAACGTTGAAGCAAACCGAAGAGCAAAAGAAGCAGGACGTTAAGCGAATATTTGAGCAACAGGAAAAGTCACGGTCAAAACCTAGCACCAGCTGCAAAAAGATTGGAAG gTTTTTAGTTGAAAGCATGGACATAGTGGACGAAGATGTCAGGATCAAGGAGCCGGACGTTTTCGACAAAGCGAAGCCATCTACCTCTCAGAAAACTGAATTCTCGAATACCGATAGAGCTCAGAGAAGCAGGGACACCGGCGCAGAAAAGACTTCTTCGTCGAACAGTTACAAGAGAAAGAATTTCTCTCGGTCGCAGAGCGTTTCGACTCCAGAAGTTATCGTTCCAAGTACCGAGGCGAATCGGAGTTACAAATGCATGTCGAAACTGAGCTCGTTGTCGAACATGGCGGATAAGAATTTGGAAGAATGGAAACAGATTTTGCTCGACGCGAAGCCCCCTTCCGGACCCTTGACGAGCGAAGAAGAGTCTATACTAACCGTGACAAGCAGCTTAACGAATAGCTCCAGCGTGACTATAGGTTTCAATGTCCATGAAGAAAACAGAGAATAA